In Raphanus sativus cultivar WK10039 unplaced genomic scaffold, ASM80110v3 Scaffold0481, whole genome shotgun sequence, the DNA window CGGCTGACACTAGTGCCACATATCAAACATCATCTGAAAGATAGCAACGTAAACGTGTTCACGGACAGCAACGCAGCGGGAGAACAGTTAAAGGAGCTCTTTAACCATATCAAAAACTCTCGGATCGTGATCGTCATTTTCTCCATAAGCTACTTGGAGTCACGGTGGTGCTTGGACGAGCTCGCTGAGATCAGGAATTGCTTGTTGAGGAAGCAACTTGACTTCGTGTTACCTATCTTCTATAAGGTCAAGACTTCCCACGTTGAGAAACAGAGCGGAG includes these proteins:
- the LOC130502284 gene encoding protein PHLOEM PROTEIN 2-LIKE A8-like, which gives rise to MENRPQVFISYRGKDLRLTLVPHIKHHLKDSNVNVFTDSNAAGEQLKELFNHIKNSRIVIVIFSISYLESRWCLDELAEIRNCLLRKQLDFVLPIFYKVKTSHVEKQSGDFGKPFPSLQKKHPRPGADPHRHWVWHVPHTNSIYCFMKVYLTIRIV